In Octopus bimaculoides isolate UCB-OBI-ISO-001 chromosome 14, ASM119413v2, whole genome shotgun sequence, the following are encoded in one genomic region:
- the LOC106875228 gene encoding protein ZBED8, with product MNASEKVQVTSIETAGMIALQTKSHTLSESIILPTCRKMVKTMLGDEAEQEISKNPLSNNTIHRRIMDLPADIEGNVQNKLQNSEFAQQADESTDINNKVQLLTFIRFIDGNQIINQFFCCEEMPLTTRGQDIFDILSAYLEKWNLSWNSRVGICTDGAPSMISSIKGFVSLIQQKTPNVIRTHFFLHREVLVSKTIPDELKQVLNQVF from the coding sequence ATGAATGCTTCTGAAAAGGTTCAAGTCACGTCTATTGAGACAGCCGGAATGATTGCACTACAAACAAAATCGCATACTTTATCCGAGTCGATTATCTTACCCACTTGTAGAAAGATGGTTAAAACCATGTTAGGTGATGAAGCCGAGCAAGAAATAAGCAAGAATCCGCTCTCAAATAATACAATTCATAGGAGAATTATGGATTTACCTGCTGATATAGAGGGAAATGTACAGAACAAACTTCAGAACTCAGAATTTGCTCAACAGGCTGACGAATCAACTGACATTAACAACAAAGTACAATTACTTACATTTATTCGCTTTATTGATGGTAACCAAATCATAAATCAGTTCTTTTGTTGTGAAGAAATGCCACTTACTACAAGAGGACaagatatttttgacattttatctGCCTACCTCGAAAAATGGAATTTATCCTGGAATTCACGTGTTGGAATATGTACCGATGGGGCACCATCTATGATAAGCTCTATTAAAGGTTTTGTATCGCTCATACAACAGAAAACTCCTAATGTTATACGTACCCATTTCTTCCTACATAGGGAAGTACTAGTTTCAAAAACAATACCTGATGAGTTAAAGCAAGTATTAAACCAAGTTTTTTGA